The following are encoded in a window of Drosophila simulans strain w501 chromosome 3L, Prin_Dsim_3.1, whole genome shotgun sequence genomic DNA:
- the LOC6737677 gene encoding EF-hand domain-containing family member B isoform X3, translating into MANKGHFIDRNADIPTAGLSTSGLDGAEGVKVCLSISNPEELAESLVRRNYGQIIEKSQNFPAGSVLPSSSIRDLLTSELQKSRFMSFREKFYEEMYFKKATLGEVKKTYSKPEDVTNTSQTFGSPSSPTRNECLYDVILPAKSAEQVNKEYEAFHDKYIISHNHYFPSEQVNRRYAQPFDRKSPCGDIHTHGDFGLKVKRCLEEGENHLKVIGKAQVDFMDRNEAPLGMRNKKHL; encoded by the exons ATGGCCAATAAGGGACACTTTATAGACAGAAACGCAGATATTCCGACTGCAGGATTGTCCACCAGTGGATTAGATGGCGCGGAAGGTGTAAAAGTTTGTCTTAGTATCAGCAATCCAGAAGAATTGGCTGAGAGTCTAGTGAGGCGCAATTACGGGCAGATCATTGAAAAATCACAGAATTTCCCAGCCGGTTCCGTTCtacccagcagcagcatccggGATTTGCTCACCAGCGAGCTGCAAAAGTCGCGCTTTATGTCCTTCAGGGAGAAGTTCTACGAGGAAATGTACTTCAAAAAGGCCACTTTGGGTGAGGTCAAGAAAACGTACTCCAAACCGGAAGACGTGACCAATACAAGCCAAACCTTCGGAAGTCCATCGAGTCCAACCCGAAATGAGTGTCTCTACGACGTTATATTACCGGCCAAGTCGGCGGAGCAAGTTAATAAGGAGTACGAGGCTTTCCACGACAAGTACATCATTAGCCACAATCACTACTTTCCTTCGGAGCAGGTTAATCGCAG ATATGCCCAACCATTTGATCGAAAATCACCTTGTGGTGATATTCATACTCACGGCGATTTTGGACTCAAAGTGAAGCGATGTCTTGAGGAAGGTGAGAATCACCTGAAGGTTATTGGCAAGGCGCAAGTGGACTTTATGGATCGAAACGAGGCTCCACTCGGCATGCGAAACAAAAA ACATCTGTAG
- the LOC6737678 gene encoding protein O-mannosyltransferase 1 produces MSATYTNTITQRRKTAKVRQQQQQQHQWTGSDLSGESNERLHFRSRSTNSMQQQHTANSNSPSPLCCNGARALTMLNCCVDVNCHLNAPLRGSVNRHTTPTPTPTATPTPVPTPKQVSPSPTSDRSRSLSPSPSPSRSRSLSCQKHINKNSAGAASAEERKTSSASSQPFTVNLSIDLFSWTLFLLAFGTRFYKLATPPHIVFDELHYGKYISMYMRNIFFFDQHPPLGKQLIAGLVSLAGYDGNYTFNRIGEPYSPEMPIFWFRFLPAMCGSLLAPAVYNLLLEAKLSRWSSALGGLLVVLDNSLLTQSRFVLMESMLLLATTVGIACLLRFQRSRLGSLEWFFSGTTAAVCLGAAGTVKYVGFLALGLAFYLMCRHLWQQLYDAGLTDRQLWMHAISRLLIFVGIPLAVYVGVFYVHFKTLHRAGPHDSIMTSAFQASLDGGLASITKGQPLAVVHGSQITLRHTHGRTCWLHSHAAVYPVRYPDKRGSSHQQQVTCYSFKDVNNWWLVKRPTKENLVVGDEPDIIRHGEIIQLVHGITSRALNSHDVAAAMTPQCQEVSCYIDYEIKMAGELLWRVEILNRDSEGDIWHAIKSEVRLVHVSTDACLKFSGRQLPDWGFNQHEVVADRDKGIHEDAIWNVEEHRYTQTEDHRERERQMLTAEMIPTKRTRISFWAKLLELQSKMLFQSKSVPSHMYSSMPHEWPLMDKGIAYWLDSQSSAQIYLLGNILLWYTATMGILVYAGLLAFYAMRRQRLCFDISEHEWQRFVLAGDTFFMGYVMHYLPYFCVDRTLFLHNYLPAFVFKLLLLCFVVEHLDYLLRRFCTGRGVHLVRLYRLMLILWLLGVLSIFSKFIPFSYGARQMTLNEVRSLRWKDTWDFVLHKNHHLY; encoded by the exons ATGTCGGCCACCTACACCAATACAATAACACAGCGCCGCAAGACGGCCAAAGtgaggcagcaacaacaacaacaacaccaatgGACGGGCAGCGATTTGAGCGGCGAGTCAAACGAAAGACTTCACTTTCGCAGCCGTTCAACAAACTcgatgcaacaacaacacacggCAAACAGCAACTCACCTTCACCACTGTGCTGTAACGGTGCTCGTGCTCTAACAATGCTCAATTGCTGCGTCGACGTCAACTGTCATTTGAATGCGCCGCTTCGCGGCAGCGTTAACCGGCACACGACGCCAACGCCGACTCCAACTGCGACGCCAACGCCGGTACCGACGCCAAAACAAGTCTCCCCCTCGCCTACATCCGATCGTTCACGCTCCCTCTCACCTTCGCCGTCGCCGTCTCGGTCGCGCTCGCTCTCCTGCCAAAAACACATCAACAAGAACAGCGCAGGCGCAGCATCCGCAGAAGAGAGAAAAACCTCTAGTGCGAGTTCGCAGCCATTTACCGTTAACCTGAGCATCGATCTCTTCAGTTGGACACTCTTTCTCTTGGCCTTCGGCACGCGTTTCTACAAGCTGGCAACGCCGCCGCACATCGT ATTCGATGAACTCCACTACGGCAAGTACATTTCCATGTACATGCGCAACATTTTCTTCTTCGATCAACATCCGCCGCTGGGCAAACAGCTGATCGCCGGACTGGTCAGCCTGGCTGGCTACGATGGCAATTACACCTTCAATCGGATTGGAGAGCCCTACTCCCCGGAAATGCCCATCTTCTGGTTCCGGTTTCTACCAGCCATGTGCGGCAGTCTACTGGCCCCCGCCGTTTACAATCTGTTGCTGGAGGCGAAGCTCAGTCGCTGGTCATCCGCTTTAGGTGGTTTGCTTGTGGTCCTGGACAACTCCTTGCTGACGCAATCCCGTTTTGTTCTGATGGAATCAATGCTACTGCTGGCCACCACGGTGGGCATCGCCTGTCTGCTCCGCTTTCAACGTAGTCGCCTGGGCAGCTTGGAATGGTTCTTTAGTGGAACGAcagctgctgtttgtttgggAGCCGCTGGAACCGTCAAGTACGTCGGATTCTTGGCACTGGGGCTAGCCTTTTATTTGATGTGTCGACACCTGTGGCAACAGCTCTACGACGCCGGTCTCACCG atCGCCAGCTATGGATGCATGCCATAAGTCGCCTGTTAATCTTCGTTGGCATTCCATTGGCCGTCTACGTGGGAGTCTTCTATGTCCACTTCAAGACGCTGCACCGGGCTGGACCGCACGATAGTATCATGACTAGCGCGTTTCAGGCCTCGTTAGATGGAGGACTGGCATCGATCACAAAAGGACAGCCATTGGCAGTGGTTCATGGATCCCAAATCACACTACGACACACCCACGGACGCACCTGTTGGCTGCACTCGCATGCAGCTGTCTATCCGGTGCGGTATCCGGACAAGAGAGGCTCGTCTCACCAGCAGCAGGTCACCTGCTACTCCTTCAAGGATGTGAACAACTGGTGGCTGGTTAAGCGACCAACAAAGGAGAACCTGGTGGTGGGTGATGAGCCGGATATCATTCGGCACGGTGAAATTATTCAGTTGGTCCATGGAATTACGAGCCGAGCTCTGAACTCACACGATGTGGCCGCGGCAATGACGCCGCAGTGCCAAGAAGTCAGCTGTTACATAGATTACGAGATCAAGATGGCCGGTGAGCTGTTGTGGCGCGTGGAGATTCTGAATCGCGATTCGGAGGGTGACATTTGGCACGCCATCAAGTCGGAGGTCCGCCTCGTACACGTGTCCACAGATGCCTGCTTGAAGTTCAGTGGCCGCCAACTTCCCGACTGGGGTTTCAATCAGCACGAGGTGGTGGCGGATCGTGACAAGGGAATACATGAGGATGCCATCTGGAATGTTGAGGAGCACCGCTATACGCAGA CTGAGGACCATCGGGAGCGAGAGCGGCAGATGCTAACCGCCGAGATGATACCCACAAAGCGGACGCGCATCTCGTTCTGGGCCAAGCTACTGGAGCTGCAGTCCAAGATGCTGTTCCAATCGAAGTCAGTGCCAAGTCACATGTACAGCTCGATGCCGCACGAGTGGCCGCTGATGGACAAGGGCATCGCTTACTGGTTGGACTCACAGTCCAGTGCGCAGATCTATTTGCTGGGAAACATACTGCTCTGGTATACAGCCACAATGGGAATACTTGTCTATGCCGGATTACTCGCCTTCTACGCGATGCGGCGCCAACGTCTTTGCTTTGATATTTCGGAGCACGAGTGGCAGCGATTCGTATTAGCTGGTGACACCTTTTTTATGGGCTACGTGATGCACTATCTGCCGTATTTCTGTGTGGATCGTACACTCTTCCTGCACAATTACTTGCCAGCCTTTGTGTTTAAGTTACTTCTATTGTGCTTTGTCGTGGAGCATCTGGACTATCTGCTCAGGCGCTTCTGTACCGGACGCGGTGTCCACCTGGTGCGCCTGTATCGCCTCATGCTAATCCTGTGGTTGCTGGGCGTGCTCAGCATTTTCTCAAAGTTCATACCATTCAGTTATGGTGCGAGACAAATGACCTTAAATGAGGTTCGCAGTCTGCGATGGAAGGATACCTGGGACTTTGTCCTGCACAAAAACCACCACCTGTACTGA
- the LOC6737679 gene encoding protein new-glue 3 yields MKYSCVLLLLATVACFLVSLSSASTTTTTTTAATTTTTTASSSDTTTTTASSSDTTTTTEASSSKKKKHTIHYKRKVHRPKKVKTIHKKKNRSG; encoded by the coding sequence ATGAAGTACTCCTGTGTTctgctccttttggccaccGTCGCCTGTTTCCTGGTGAGCCTGTCCAGTGCCAGTACCACGACCACGACCACGACAgctgccaccaccacaacGACCACCGCCTCGTCCTCGGACACCACTACCACGACTGCCTCGTCCTCGGACACCACGACCACCACGGAAGCGTCCTCttccaagaagaagaagcacaCGATCCACTACAAGCGCAAGGTGCACCGCCCCAAGAAGGTCAAGACGATCCACAAGAAGAAGAACCGCAGCGGTTAA
- the LOC6737680 gene encoding protein new-glue 3 gives MKYSCVLLLLATVACFLVSLSSASTTTTTTTDATTTTTTASSSDTTTTTASSSDTTTTTEASSSKKKKHTIHYKRKVHRPKKVKKIHRKKNRSG, from the coding sequence ATGAAGTACTCCTGTGTTCTGCTCCTCTTGGCCACCGTCGCCTGTTTCCTGGTGAGCCTGTCCAGTGCCAGTACCACGACCACGACCACGACAGATGCCACCACCACTACGACCACCGCCTCGTCCTCGGACACCACTACCACGACTGCCTCGTCCTCGGACACCACGACCACCACGGAAGCGTCCTCttccaagaagaagaagcacaCGATCCACTACAAGCGCAAGGTGCACCGCCCCAAGAAGGTCAAGAAGATCCACAGGAAGAAGAACCGCAGCGGTTAA